In a single window of the Litorilituus sediminis genome:
- the yfbV gene encoding terminus macrodomain insulation protein YfbV: MKMSVIELIKLGQKYLKLWPEKPELAHYFADYKAVQASRFVCKYFPALAIFTVIMQLYIASGLVMGQGSVEAALAALPQALFYGLFLLTMPIQALVISGVKADKLLPPSLASWYRSGIEKAKQQGQTDGEQKFNRQALESISKLAVYKPRYIDLAKLLQITFYTASIQNQRDR; the protein is encoded by the coding sequence ATGAAAATGAGTGTTATAGAACTAATCAAGTTAGGGCAGAAGTACTTAAAGTTGTGGCCTGAAAAGCCAGAGTTAGCCCATTACTTTGCTGACTATAAGGCAGTGCAGGCAAGTCGTTTTGTGTGCAAGTACTTTCCCGCTTTAGCTATATTTACTGTGATCATGCAGCTGTATATCGCTTCTGGCTTAGTTATGGGTCAGGGTAGTGTTGAAGCTGCGTTAGCGGCACTGCCGCAAGCATTATTTTATGGTTTATTCTTATTAACTATGCCTATTCAGGCGTTAGTTATCTCAGGTGTTAAAGCTGATAAATTATTACCCCCATCCTTGGCTTCTTGGTATCGAAGTGGTATTGAAAAAGCTAAGCAGCAAGGGCAAACCGATGGCGAGCAAAAGTTTAACAGGCAAGCGCTAGAGTCAATTAGTAAGCTTGCCGTATATAAACCTCGTTATATTGATTTAGCCAAGTTATTACAAATTACTTTTTATACAGCCTCAATACAAAATCAGCGTGACAGGTAA
- a CDS encoding MSMEG_1061 family FMN-dependent PPOX-type flavoprotein — MTYITSEQKLREVFGFAKGRAQAKCLTQLEQHSINFIHLSAFMTISTFDSHGRVDCSPRGGEQGFVKVINDNCFIIPEAKGNNRLDSLVNILRSGRIGCLFLIAGVDETLRINGSARISVDETHLTLFSELKNPPKACIEVQVEEVFLHCAKALMRARLWHKDSQIIRSDFPTMGQILKAQLALEEPVESQQQMLARYQNDL; from the coding sequence GTGACTTACATAACGTCAGAGCAGAAATTAAGAGAAGTCTTTGGTTTTGCGAAAGGCCGTGCGCAAGCAAAGTGTTTAACGCAATTGGAGCAGCACAGTATAAATTTTATTCATTTGTCTGCTTTTATGACTATATCAACCTTTGATAGTCACGGACGTGTTGACTGCTCGCCGCGAGGTGGTGAACAAGGGTTTGTAAAGGTGATTAATGATAACTGCTTTATTATTCCTGAAGCCAAAGGTAACAACCGCCTCGACAGCTTAGTTAATATTTTACGCAGCGGGCGTATTGGCTGTCTGTTTTTAATTGCAGGTGTTGATGAAACACTGAGAATTAATGGCTCGGCAAGGATTTCAGTAGATGAGACTCATCTTACTTTATTTTCTGAGTTAAAGAATCCGCCTAAAGCTTGTATTGAGGTGCAAGTTGAAGAGGTCTTTTTACATTGTGCTAAAGCGTTAATGCGTGCGAGGTTATGGCATAAAGATAGTCAAATTATACGCAGTGACTTTCCCACTATGGGGCAGATCTTAAAAGCGCAATTAGCACTCGAAGAGCCAGTAGAAAGCCAGCAGCAGATGCTTGCTCGTTATCAAAACGATTTGTAA
- a CDS encoding class I SAM-dependent methyltransferase: MDYLDINKKSWDKNTKIHLDSKFYDVDAFVKGKSSLNPIELAQLGDVKNKALLHLQCHFGLDSLSWARLGAKVTGVDLSSQAIDSAKALAKKINVRANFINDDVYSFAEKNSKTYDLVYTSYGVLCWLPDLTLWASGIAKALKEGGELHLIEFHPVNDLLSGYSYFPSPEPDIEEETTYTENCGDEKSTMVTWPHSLAEVLSALIKAGISIEEVNEFPYSPYECFEHLQYVTDKGYCRKEQGQLVPLIYAIKGRKVTK, from the coding sequence GTGGATTATTTAGATATTAATAAAAAGTCTTGGGATAAAAACACAAAAATTCACTTGGATTCTAAGTTTTATGACGTTGACGCTTTTGTTAAGGGGAAGTCATCGTTAAACCCCATTGAATTAGCGCAACTTGGTGACGTTAAAAACAAAGCGTTATTACATTTACAATGTCACTTTGGCTTAGATAGTTTGTCTTGGGCAAGGTTAGGAGCCAAGGTGACGGGTGTTGATTTATCTAGCCAAGCAATTGATAGTGCCAAAGCGTTAGCTAAAAAAATAAATGTCAGGGCAAACTTTATTAATGATGACGTTTATAGCTTTGCTGAAAAGAATAGCAAGACTTATGATTTGGTTTATACCTCTTATGGTGTTTTGTGTTGGCTGCCAGATCTTACCTTATGGGCAAGCGGTATTGCTAAGGCATTAAAAGAGGGGGGCGAGCTACATTTGATAGAGTTTCACCCGGTAAATGATTTGTTATCTGGCTATTCTTACTTTCCAAGTCCTGAACCTGATATTGAAGAAGAAACCACTTACACCGAAAATTGTGGTGATGAAAAATCTACCATGGTGACTTGGCCACATTCATTAGCCGAGGTGTTATCAGCCTTAATTAAAGCGGGTATTAGTATTGAAGAAGTGAATGAGTTTCCATATAGCCCATATGAGTGTTTTGAGCATTTGCAGTATGTAACCGATAAAGGTTATTGTCGCAAAGAGCAGGGGCAACTTGTGCCGTTAATTTATGCGATTAAAGGGCGAAAAGTTACTAAATAA
- a CDS encoding acetate kinase — translation MNSTLKPKQADNDAILVINCGSSSVKFSLIQPATGNTLLSGLAECLLTDDARIKIKIAENKDVIALASPFDHQVALDALVTTLKQQNLTDDIIAVGHRVVHGGEYYAEPTLIDENVEQTIKQLSQLAPLHNPANLIGIKACQNAFASLPQIAIFDTAFHQTMPEKAYLYGLPYHLYKEHGIRRYGFHGTSHYFVANQAAQQLNKPLADCNLISAHLGNGCSVTVIKNGKSVDTSLGMTPVEGVMMGTRSGDVDAGILIHLIERLGYSSEQLDKLINKESGLLGLSQLSNDCRTLEQAMLEDNNAQAKLALEVFCYRIAKSIASFSASLTDLDGLIFTGGIGENSDWVRNEVVKQLSLLNFALCPEKNQATRFGKSGNIAANSARNCWVIATNEEWVIAEQSNALLQQLAR, via the coding sequence ATGAACTCTACACTCAAACCTAAGCAAGCAGATAATGACGCAATTTTAGTCATTAATTGCGGTAGCTCTTCCGTTAAATTTTCCTTAATACAACCTGCAACTGGCAATACCCTGTTATCAGGGCTAGCAGAATGTCTATTAACTGACGATGCTCGTATTAAAATAAAAATAGCGGAAAATAAAGACGTGATTGCTTTAGCATCACCTTTTGATCACCAAGTCGCCTTAGACGCCCTTGTTACCACATTAAAACAGCAAAACTTAACAGATGATATTATAGCGGTTGGTCATCGCGTGGTTCATGGCGGTGAATATTATGCTGAGCCAACTTTAATTGATGAAAATGTAGAGCAAACAATCAAACAATTATCACAGCTTGCTCCTTTACATAATCCAGCTAACCTTATTGGCATTAAAGCATGTCAAAATGCTTTTGCTAGCCTGCCACAAATCGCTATTTTTGATACAGCATTCCATCAAACTATGCCAGAGAAAGCTTACTTGTATGGTTTACCCTATCACTTATATAAAGAGCATGGCATTCGTCGCTATGGCTTTCACGGCACCAGCCATTATTTTGTTGCTAATCAAGCAGCACAACAATTAAACAAACCGCTGGCAGACTGTAACCTCATTAGCGCCCATTTAGGCAATGGCTGTAGTGTTACTGTGATTAAAAACGGTAAAAGCGTTGATACAAGTTTAGGTATGACGCCGGTTGAAGGCGTGATGATGGGCACACGCAGTGGTGATGTTGATGCCGGTATTCTCATTCACCTTATTGAGCGCTTAGGTTATAGCAGCGAACAATTAGATAAATTAATCAACAAAGAAAGTGGTTTACTCGGCTTATCGCAACTAAGTAACGATTGTCGAACACTTGAGCAAGCCATGCTAGAGGATAACAATGCCCAAGCCAAACTCGCACTAGAAGTATTTTGTTATCGCATCGCTAAAAGCATTGCTTCCTTTAGTGCCAGCCTTACTGACTTAGATGGCCTTATTTTTACTGGCGGCATTGGCGAAAACTCTGATTGGGTGCGAAATGAAGTGGTTAAGCAGCTTAGTTTATTAAACTTTGCGCTGTGCCCAGAGAAAAATCAAGCAACGCGATTTGGCAAATCAGGCAATATTGCCGCTAATTCAGCTCGCAACTGTTGGGTAATAGCCACCAATGAAGAATGGGTGATTGCCGAGCAATCAAATGCACTATTACAGCAGTTAGCAAGGTAA
- the pta gene encoding phosphate acetyltransferase, which yields MSHRIMLIPVGSGVGLTSVSLGLLHACEQNGIKVGHFKPISQPSRNTLAKKNKTVEAISLSQNSTSVSLSYVEEKMGDGLHDVVLEEIVANFDDFNQEQDVVIIEGLVPTTRQPYAGRINRDVAQALCADIVLVASPGNDSAEEFEDRIEVSAETYGGIKNKHLIGCIINKLNSPDQDEFGLLPREEDIENDFNLAPWQNLTIFKGRDFDLLGTVTWELDLMAPRVIDICNYLEAKVINAGDMQHRRFRSVAFCARSVSNLVSYLVPGRLIVTPGDRTDIIIATCLSALNGTKLGALILTNGYEPSEQVWDLCKQALDAGLPVLSVPWDTWQTSRHIMSFNPEIPQDDIQRHEKVKQHVADNLNSEWLSKLTAASDNTSLLSPPAFRHKLTELARQANKLIVLPEGTDIRTIKAAAICCERNIARCQLIGNKEEILQIAEHQGIYLPDNLLITDPDNIRENYIGPMVELRKDKGLTEVIAQESLQDNVVLATMMLQLGQVDGLVSGAVNTTANTIRPALQLIKTAPNSSLVSSIFFMLLPDQVLVYGDCAINPEPNAEQLADIAIQSADSAASFGIEPRVAMISYSTGSSGHGADVEKVAKATALAKKKRPDLIIDGPLQYDAAIMENVAKKKAPNSPVAGKATVFVFPDLNTGNTTYKAVQRSADLVSIGPMLQGMNKPVNDLSRGALVDDIVYTIALTAIQAKQ from the coding sequence ATGTCACATAGAATCATGCTCATCCCGGTGGGCTCAGGCGTAGGCCTTACAAGTGTTTCATTAGGCTTATTGCATGCTTGTGAGCAAAACGGTATTAAGGTTGGTCACTTTAAACCTATTAGTCAGCCATCAAGAAATACCTTAGCTAAGAAAAATAAAACCGTTGAAGCTATCAGCCTATCGCAAAACAGTACCAGTGTTTCTCTTAGCTATGTTGAAGAAAAAATGGGTGACGGTCTTCATGATGTCGTACTTGAAGAAATTGTTGCCAATTTTGATGACTTTAATCAAGAGCAAGATGTTGTCATCATTGAAGGTCTGGTTCCAACAACAAGGCAACCCTATGCTGGACGTATCAATCGTGATGTTGCTCAAGCCCTGTGTGCAGATATTGTTTTAGTAGCAAGCCCAGGTAACGACAGTGCAGAAGAGTTTGAAGATCGTATCGAAGTCAGCGCAGAAACCTATGGGGGTATCAAAAATAAGCACTTAATAGGTTGCATTATCAATAAACTCAATAGCCCAGATCAAGATGAATTTGGCCTGCTTCCTCGCGAAGAAGACATTGAAAATGACTTTAATCTAGCGCCATGGCAAAACCTTACCATATTTAAAGGCCGAGATTTTGACTTGCTCGGCACAGTCACTTGGGAGTTAGATTTAATGGCTCCGCGCGTTATTGATATTTGTAACTATTTAGAAGCAAAAGTGATCAACGCCGGTGATATGCAACACAGACGCTTTAGAAGCGTTGCTTTTTGTGCCCGCAGTGTCAGTAACCTAGTCAGTTATTTAGTACCCGGTCGCCTGATTGTAACGCCGGGCGATAGAACAGATATCATTATTGCCACCTGTTTATCTGCCCTTAACGGTACTAAATTAGGCGCGCTTATATTAACCAATGGTTATGAGCCATCAGAGCAAGTATGGGATTTATGTAAGCAAGCACTTGATGCAGGCTTACCTGTCTTATCAGTACCATGGGATACATGGCAAACATCAAGACACATTATGAGCTTTAACCCTGAAATTCCACAAGATGACATACAACGTCACGAAAAGGTCAAGCAACACGTTGCCGATAACTTAAATAGCGAATGGTTAAGTAAACTTACCGCGGCAAGTGATAACACCAGCTTATTATCACCGCCAGCATTTAGACACAAGTTAACCGAGCTTGCTCGACAAGCCAATAAACTTATTGTCTTACCTGAGGGTACTGATATTCGTACCATTAAAGCGGCTGCAATTTGTTGTGAGCGTAATATCGCCCGTTGTCAGTTAATTGGTAACAAAGAAGAGATCTTGCAAATAGCTGAGCATCAAGGTATTTATTTACCCGATAACTTACTGATAACCGACCCTGATAACATTCGAGAAAACTATATCGGCCCTATGGTCGAATTAAGAAAAGACAAAGGTTTAACCGAAGTAATCGCCCAAGAAAGCCTACAAGATAACGTCGTGTTAGCCACTATGATGTTACAACTTGGGCAAGTTGATGGCTTAGTTTCTGGTGCGGTAAATACGACAGCAAATACCATAAGACCTGCATTGCAGCTTATTAAAACAGCACCGAATAGCTCCCTTGTCTCCTCAATCTTTTTTATGTTGTTGCCAGATCAAGTACTTGTCTATGGTGACTGCGCCATTAACCCAGAGCCAAATGCTGAACAACTTGCCGATATTGCCATTCAATCAGCTGATTCTGCAGCCTCTTTTGGCATTGAGCCAAGAGTGGCCATGATAAGTTACAGTACGGGTAGCTCAGGTCACGGCGCAGATGTAGAAAAGGTTGCTAAAGCGACAGCGCTGGCAAAGAAAAAGCGTCCCGATCTTATCATTGACGGTCCGCTACAATATGATGCAGCGATTATGGAAAACGTTGCCAAGAAAAAAGCACCTAATAGCCCTGTTGCTGGTAAAGCTACAGTATTTGTCTTCCCAGATCTTAATACCGGCAATACCACTTATAAAGCGGTTCAACGTTCAGCAGACCTTGTTAGTATTGGCCCTATGTTACAAGGTATGAATAAACCGGTGAACGATCTTTCTCGCGGCGCCTTAGTCGATGATATCGTCTATACGATCGCGTTAACAGCAATTCAAGCAAAACAGTAA
- a CDS encoding ACT domain-containing protein has protein sequence MAQLTLRLIDEKFAIHSLAKNTEIPSQVFQAYIYFIAKTFDEISIVLPQEVKLNSDDVEPDWQALEVVGPLDFTLTGILSNISTVLANEKISIFAMSTFDTDYILVKQDKINAAVEALRANQYQVLLPKSN, from the coding sequence ATGGCTCAGTTAACACTTAGACTAATTGATGAAAAGTTTGCCATTCATAGCTTGGCTAAAAACACTGAAATCCCATCACAGGTTTTTCAAGCTTATATTTATTTTATCGCTAAGACATTTGATGAAATATCAATTGTTTTACCGCAAGAGGTTAAATTAAATAGCGATGATGTTGAGCCAGACTGGCAAGCATTAGAAGTAGTTGGGCCTCTTGATTTCACATTAACGGGTATTTTATCCAATATTTCCACGGTACTCGCTAATGAAAAAATAAGCATCTTTGCTATGTCAACCTTCGATACCGACTACATTTTGGTAAAACAAGATAAAATCAATGCGGCAGTTGAAGCCCTGCGTGCAAATCAATATCAAGTGTTATTACCTAAATCGAACTAG
- a CDS encoding Spx/MgsR family RNA polymerase-binding regulatory protein, with product MITIYGINNCDTVKKALKWLQKNEVNYQFYDFKKQPLTTELLQAFVKQSDWSQLLNKRSTSFRNLPDDVKNNLTDEVMFSSVLSQPTLLKRPLLQLDEQLVLGFKAEQYQQLFSH from the coding sequence ATGATCACAATTTACGGCATTAATAACTGTGACACAGTAAAAAAAGCACTCAAGTGGCTACAAAAAAATGAGGTAAACTATCAGTTTTATGATTTTAAAAAGCAACCTCTTACAACTGAACTACTGCAAGCTTTTGTCAAGCAAAGCGATTGGTCGCAACTTTTAAACAAGCGCAGTACCAGCTTTCGTAACTTACCTGACGACGTTAAAAATAACTTAACTGATGAAGTGATGTTTTCTTCAGTATTATCACAGCCAACTTTATTAAAAAGACCGCTATTACAGCTAGATGAACAACTGGTTCTCGGCTTTAAAGCAGAGCAATACCAACAACTTTTTAGTCACTAA
- the dapE gene encoding succinyl-diaminopimelate desuccinylase, producing MKTSEQQEYHNSDVLNLAKALIARPSVTPEDAGCQQLIAERLAKLGFSNETMVFEDTTNLWSRRNSASQANLNDRVFCFAGHTDVVPPGNLELWNTPPFEPTIIDGMLYGRGSADMKGSLAAMIVATERFVSDFPDHKGAISYLITSDEEGPFINGTTRVIDTLEARNEKITYCIVGEPSSSERVGDVIKNGRRGSISAEIDFKGKQGHVAYPEHVKNPIHLAMPALTELSQLHWDHGNDYFPATSFQLSNINAGTGATNVVPGHLTALFNLRYSTELTDQLIVDQVEHILAKHQLDYDIKWTFNGKPFVTEMSDDASCFLANATKAVEQITGVAPQLSTSGGTSDGRFIAPTGAQVIELGPCNATIHQINESVSCRDLEQLVDIYYACLKNILVDDENDQCN from the coding sequence GTGAAAACATCCGAGCAACAAGAATACCACAACAGTGACGTGTTAAATTTAGCTAAAGCGCTCATTGCAAGACCATCAGTTACCCCTGAAGATGCAGGCTGTCAGCAATTGATAGCAGAACGATTAGCTAAACTTGGCTTTAGCAACGAAACCATGGTATTTGAAGATACAACCAACTTATGGTCACGCAGAAACAGTGCTTCACAAGCTAACCTCAACGATCGTGTGTTTTGTTTTGCCGGTCATACCGATGTAGTACCACCAGGTAACCTTGAGCTTTGGAATACGCCACCATTTGAGCCAACTATTATTGATGGCATGCTATATGGGCGTGGCAGTGCTGATATGAAAGGCAGCTTAGCAGCAATGATTGTTGCGACAGAGCGATTTGTTAGTGACTTTCCAGATCATAAAGGCGCTATTAGCTACCTTATTACCAGTGATGAAGAAGGCCCCTTTATTAATGGCACTACCCGCGTTATCGATACGTTAGAAGCGCGAAATGAAAAAATTACTTATTGTATCGTTGGTGAGCCATCAAGTAGCGAACGCGTTGGTGATGTCATTAAAAATGGTCGTCGAGGCTCAATTTCTGCAGAAATTGACTTTAAAGGTAAGCAAGGTCACGTAGCCTATCCAGAGCATGTTAAAAATCCAATTCATTTAGCCATGCCAGCACTTACTGAGCTTAGCCAGTTGCACTGGGATCATGGTAATGATTACTTTCCGGCTACAAGCTTTCAACTGTCAAATATCAATGCAGGTACAGGCGCTACTAATGTTGTGCCCGGCCATTTAACTGCGCTATTTAATTTGCGCTATAGCACTGAATTAACCGATCAGCTCATTGTCGATCAAGTTGAGCATATATTAGCTAAACACCAATTAGATTATGATATTAAATGGACATTTAACGGTAAGCCATTTGTTACTGAAATGTCTGATGATGCCTCTTGTTTCCTTGCCAACGCAACTAAGGCTGTTGAACAAATCACCGGGGTAGCGCCGCAATTATCCACCTCAGGTGGCACATCAGATGGTCGATTTATTGCGCCAACTGGCGCACAAGTTATCGAGCTTGGTCCATGTAATGCTACCATTCACCAAATAAACGAGTCTGTATCGTGCCGCGATTTAGAACAACTTGTTGATATTTATTACGCTTGTTTAAAGAATATTCTTGTTGATGATGAAAATGACCAATGTAACTAA
- a CDS encoding M15 family metallopeptidase yields MTNVTNVAISGDIQSQLLGQTTEHLHYLTDTLAIHKEMLNAYQALSDAAKRDGLSIKIASGYRSFERQLHIWNNKFLAKTPILDKHNKAVDTAKLTPYQIVQAIMLYSALPGASRHHWGCDIDVYADNLLDNNYQLKLEPWEYQEQGPLAPLSSWLQVNANSHGFYFPYDSYRGGVAAEPWHISFMPLAKQYQQHISLTQLCASLEDSNIAGKEVIIDNIEDIANKYIFNVNTVI; encoded by the coding sequence ATGACCAATGTAACTAATGTAGCTATCTCAGGTGATATTCAATCACAGCTCTTAGGGCAAACAACCGAGCATTTGCATTATTTAACCGACACCCTAGCAATACATAAAGAAATGCTTAATGCCTATCAAGCATTATCTGATGCAGCTAAGCGCGATGGTCTATCAATAAAAATTGCCAGCGGCTATCGCTCTTTTGAACGCCAACTGCACATTTGGAATAATAAGTTTTTAGCTAAAACGCCTATACTTGATAAACACAATAAAGCCGTTGATACCGCAAAATTAACGCCTTATCAGATTGTGCAAGCCATTATGCTCTATTCTGCCCTACCCGGTGCTAGTAGGCATCATTGGGGCTGTGACATTGATGTCTACGCTGATAACCTACTGGATAACAATTACCAATTAAAATTGGAGCCTTGGGAGTATCAAGAACAAGGTCCGCTAGCCCCCTTGTCATCCTGGCTGCAAGTTAATGCAAACAGCCATGGCTTCTACTTTCCTTATGATAGTTATCGAGGCGGTGTTGCCGCAGAGCCTTGGCATATTTCTTTTATGCCGCTAGCTAAGCAGTACCAACAACATATTAGCCTAACTCAGCTATGTGCTAGCCTTGAAGATAGCAACATTGCCGGTAAAGAGGTTATAATCGACAATATCGAAGACATAGCCAACAAATATATATTTAACGTAAACACTGTTATATAA
- a CDS encoding DUF2897 family protein, with the protein MNNWLAVLIIVIALVIIIGNFSTFKKSSKQKMRKRSLNDLQETLPRSHKKSHQMPTVNKKKL; encoded by the coding sequence GTGAACAATTGGTTAGCGGTATTAATAATTGTTATTGCGCTGGTGATTATCATTGGCAATTTCAGTACCTTTAAAAAATCTTCAAAGCAAAAAATGCGCAAACGTAGCCTAAATGACTTACAAGAAACCTTGCCCAGAAGTCATAAAAAGTCTCATCAAATGCCAACGGTAAATAAAAAGAAACTTTAA
- a CDS encoding IS1182 family transposase, whose protein sequence is MLREPSPQQHELEMVTLDQLVPANHLVRKLDKYIDFEFIRDEVKDLYCTDNGRPPVEPVQLFKIMLLGYLFGIKSERQIIKDIEVNVAYRWFLRMGLTEKVIDASTLSQNRIRRFNGTDVFERIFNHIVQQAIKHGLVGGKALFTDSTHLKANANKRKFTNKLKPVSTSAYIKQINKAVEADRKAAGKKPLKDKGYCEIKRNKVSKTDSDSGYMHRDEKPKGFFYLDHRTVDNDYNIIVDTHITPGNVHDSQPYIARLDAIENRFALSPEFVGIDAGYFTAPVCFNLEQRNIQGVFGYRRPSRTKNAIKKKHFKYDEKADTYTCPQEQTLIYSTTSREGYREYHSDPKVCVNCPQLKDCTKSKSHKKVITRHVMAASQDRANEFRLTSLGKYLYKRRCETVERSFADAKQHHGHRYARYRGKHNVQMQAYMAAAAQNMKKIAMTLSNIPQIMAI, encoded by the coding sequence ATGTTAAGAGAACCTTCCCCGCAACAACATGAACTCGAAATGGTCACGCTAGACCAGTTAGTTCCAGCCAACCATCTAGTTCGTAAACTCGATAAGTATATTGACTTTGAGTTTATTCGAGATGAAGTCAAAGACTTATATTGCACTGATAATGGTCGTCCTCCGGTGGAGCCAGTCCAGCTATTTAAAATTATGCTACTTGGGTACTTATTTGGTATTAAAAGTGAGCGCCAAATCATCAAAGACATCGAAGTAAATGTCGCGTATCGATGGTTTCTCCGCATGGGGCTTACCGAGAAAGTTATCGATGCCTCAACACTTAGTCAAAATCGTATTCGTCGTTTCAATGGCACAGATGTATTTGAACGTATATTTAATCACATCGTCCAACAAGCCATTAAACATGGTCTAGTTGGGGGCAAAGCCTTATTCACCGACAGCACACACTTAAAAGCAAACGCCAATAAACGAAAGTTCACCAACAAGCTCAAACCCGTCTCAACCAGTGCCTATATTAAGCAAATCAACAAAGCTGTGGAGGCAGACCGTAAAGCGGCTGGAAAAAAGCCACTCAAGGATAAAGGCTATTGTGAGATAAAGCGGAATAAGGTAAGTAAAACCGATAGTGATAGCGGTTATATGCACCGAGATGAAAAGCCAAAAGGTTTTTTCTACCTAGACCACAGAACCGTAGATAACGACTATAACATTATTGTAGATACGCATATTACGCCAGGTAATGTCCACGATTCTCAACCATACATTGCTCGCCTTGATGCCATTGAAAATCGCTTTGCACTATCCCCTGAATTTGTTGGTATTGATGCAGGCTACTTCACAGCGCCCGTCTGTTTTAATCTGGAACAACGTAACATCCAAGGGGTGTTTGGTTACCGTCGTCCTTCACGAACGAAGAATGCCATTAAGAAAAAGCACTTCAAATACGACGAGAAAGCAGATACGTATACCTGCCCGCAAGAGCAAACGTTAATCTACTCGACCACCAGTCGAGAGGGTTACCGAGAATATCATTCTGACCCCAAGGTATGCGTTAATTGCCCTCAATTAAAAGATTGCACTAAGAGTAAAAGTCATAAGAAAGTGATAACACGCCACGTAATGGCTGCGAGTCAAGATCGGGCTAATGAATTTCGCTTAACAAGCCTTGGTAAATACCTTTACAAACGACGATGCGAAACCGTTGAAAGAAGTTTTGCTGATGCAAAGCAACACCATGGTCACAGGTATGCAAGATACCGAGGTAAGCATAATGTTCAAATGCAAGCATATATGGCTGCGGCAGCACAAAATATGAAGAAGATAGCAATGACGCTATCAAATATTCCCCAAATAATGGCAATCTAA